Part of the Gemmatimonadaceae bacterium genome is shown below.
GATGGGCAAGTGAAGGTGTCGGGGAGCGTGCAAGAACTGGTGTTCGATGACGAAGTGGCGCGCATCTATCTCGGGCCCACGCTCACGGCTCGCCTGCGCTCGCGTTTCGCGTTGCGGCACGATAGCGTCGAGGTGTCATGAAGACCGGCATGCATCAGACCACGCAGCTCCGTCAGGAGCTGAAGATCAATCCACGCCTCTATCAGGCGATGGATCTGTTGTACATGCCGCTGCTCGATCTCCAGCAACACCTCAAGCAGGAGCTCCTCAACAACCCGTTCCTCGAGATGGTGGAGCCCGAGGAGGAAGAAGAAGAGGAGACGGCGTCCGAGACCGAAACCCCCGCCGAAGAAAAGAAAGACGCCGATGAAATCGACTGGGAAGAAATTCTCCTCAATGGCTTCGACACGGGCGGCCAGCCGGAAGAGCGCGAGGAGAAGGAGTACTTCGAGCCGGTCACCGTCGACAGCCGAGATTTAGGCGACCACCTGCGCGACCAGGTCACGCTGCTCGATCTCACGCCCAGGCAGATGCTGCTGGCCGACGAAGTGATCGGCAACATCAACGAAGACGGCTATCTCGCGTGCTCCGTCGCGGACATTCGCGCGGGCGTGAACGAGGTGCTCGAGAACCACGCCGCCGAATCCGATCGCGATCCGGACGACGTGCCGAGCTACACCGATCAAGAAGTCGAAGAAATGCTCGGCGTGATTCAAAGCCTGGATCCGCCGGGCGTCGGCGCGCGCGACCTGCGCGAATGCCTCTTGCTGCAATTGCGCGAGGCGGGGCTCGAGCAGTCAGTGCCGTACCGGCTCGTCCGCGACTCCTTCGACGAGTTGATTAATCACCGGTGGAGCGAGATCTCCAAGCGCTTCGGCATCAGCCAGGCCGACGTGCAGAAAGCCGCCGACGAAATCGCGAAGCTCGATCCCAAGCCGGGGCTCGTGTACAGCGACTCGGGTGACAACTACATCATCCCGGATCTGGTGGTCGACAAGATCGACGGGCAATATCACGTGTTCCTGAACGACGCGAATCTCCCGCGTCTCAAGCTCAGTAAGGCGTATCAGGAAATCGCCCGCGACAAGAAGAAGTTCGACGGCGAGAACAAGGAATTCATCTCCAACAAGCTCAACTCCGCCAACTGGATGATTCAGGCCATCGAGCAGCGGCGGCAGACGATGCTCAAGGTGATGAACTTCATCGTCGACCGGCAGCGCGACTTCTTCGAGAAGGGCGTGCAGTACCTCAAGCCGCTCACGCTGCGCGAAGTGGCGGAAGTGATCAACATGCACGAGTCCACCGTGAGCCGGGTGACCAACGAGAAGTTCGTGCAGACGCCGCGCGGCGTGCTGCCGCTCAAGTACTTCTTCTCGTCGGGCCTGTCGACCACGGGCGGCGAAGACGTCTCGGCGCGCGGCATCAAGGCGCAGATCGAGAAGCTGGTG
Proteins encoded:
- the rpoN gene encoding RNA polymerase factor sigma-54, which produces MKTGMHQTTQLRQELKINPRLYQAMDLLYMPLLDLQQHLKQELLNNPFLEMVEPEEEEEEETASETETPAEEKKDADEIDWEEILLNGFDTGGQPEEREEKEYFEPVTVDSRDLGDHLRDQVTLLDLTPRQMLLADEVIGNINEDGYLACSVADIRAGVNEVLENHAAESDRDPDDVPSYTDQEVEEMLGVIQSLDPPGVGARDLRECLLLQLREAGLEQSVPYRLVRDSFDELINHRWSEISKRFGISQADVQKAADEIAKLDPKPGLVYSDSGDNYIIPDLVVDKIDGQYHVFLNDANLPRLKLSKAYQEIARDKKKFDGENKEFISNKLNSANWMIQAIEQRRQTMLKVMNFIVDRQRDFFEKGVQYLKPLTLREVAEVINMHESTVSRVTNEKFVQTPRGVLPLKYFFSSGLSTTGGEDVSARGIKAQIEKLVSDEDPKRPLTDQAIVNILKESGVQIARRTVAKYRDQLGVLSARMRKRV